The following DNA comes from Ammospiza caudacuta isolate bAmmCau1 chromosome 7, bAmmCau1.pri, whole genome shotgun sequence.
GATGAGGGTCCAACAGCTTGGGctggcccagcagagcctggggaaggGCAATAACATAGATGCTCCTAACCTCATTCTGGGAAATCATCCCACCCACCACACTCCCCTAGTCCTAGAGAAGACATGTGCTCCTCTGTTAAGCCATTGATTTGTCTTTTATTCTCATGGTTTTCTAGTTTTActtggctgccttgctggtcCCACCGTGCTGCAGCCCTCGGCTTTCCCAGTAGGATCGCAGCCAGCCCAGACCTTCCAGGGTGTCTCCTGCAGTGACAGACAAggtctcctgctgcagctgcagcagcttctgttCAGGACAGAGCCCTCATCCCCAGGAAGGGATGACACCCACTACCTGTGCCCCCCAGGACCTGCCTGTCTTTGCATAGTTCCCAGCCAGCTGGCCTGTGCTTGGCCCTGCCCGTGGGGCTCAGACCTGCAGGCCACTCACCCTTTGGAGCATACTCGCACCCCACGTAGCCAGTGTAGCTGAGGGACTCCAGGAGCTCAAAGATGTAGGGGAAGTTCAACTCCCCAGGGCTATCGGGCTCGTGCCGCCCTGGCACCTGTGCAATCTGGATATGACctagggagggaaggggagaggcCGTGCCcaaggcagccctgcctgcagccttcTTTGACATGAGACAAGGTGACCcaagagcagccccacaccccCAGCCAGctacagcagagcctggagtAGGAGGGCCCTGTCAAAGCCACTCCCCAGTGGTCTGGGCACAGGGTGTTACCGATGAGTGGGAAGTAGGTCTCCAGGTTGCGTGACAAATTGCCATCCATGATCTGGCAGTGAAAAAGGTCCTGGGGGTGAGAGAGGAAAATGGAGGGTGCAGCTGGTCAGCAGTGAGCAGTTAAGGACAGCTGTGCTATGGTCCCTGTCCAGTGTCCTCAAGAGGGTATAAGAAGCCCATGGCCACCAGAACTCTTTGTGGACCTGTGCAAGTTTCTCTCATGGAGAGGTTCAATGCTGACTCACCAGCTGCAGCTTCAGGTTGGGCCGTCCCACTTTCTCCAGGATGGCAGCAGCTAAGGGGGCAAGAAATGAGAAACCATCGCCTCCAGGGTGGAAGCTTTGCAGAGAAGCCTCAGCACCCCCTTTATCAACTATGCTCCTTCAGCATCTCCCTCCTTGTGAGGAAACCTCTTGCCTTTCAGACTTTGGAGATCCTTCTCCTCTGAAGGACACTCTTGTTGTCTGGCTTACCTTGGTGTGGGGTGTTCAGATAGTAGCGAGGGTCAGTGATGCGGTTGTTGATAGGCTCCAACAGTCCAATCATGTCTTCCTGTAACACATTAATGTcaccctgcagagcctcctgtcatctctgcagcaggaagcataagttccctgtgccaggctggtggGATATTCCCCATCTTGGGTATCCTaagagctgcacacacaaagGAGGACCCATTCCCCACTTACCTGGGACAGGAGGTCAGCAGTGTATTTGAGATTCTCAATGAAGGTGGTTTCCATCTCACCTGCCACTGCAGCCCGGTCTGTGCCCAAGGGAACCCGCCCAGCCATCACATGAATCCTACAGGCACA
Coding sequences within:
- the HYI gene encoding putative hydroxypyruvate isomerase; this encodes MALRFSANLSWLFPELPALPARLEAAAAAGFGAVEAAWPAGCPAQELRAAAERARVQIVLLNTPPGDPEAGELGLAAVPGRQAAFRQGLEAAVHYARAVGCPRIHVMAGRVPLGTDRAAVAGEMETTFIENLKYTADLLSQEDMIGLLEPINNRITDPRYYLNTPHQAAAILEKVGRPNLKLQLDLFHCQIMDGNLSRNLETYFPLIGHIQIAQVPGRHEPDSPGELNFPYIFELLESLSYTGYVGCEYAPKGDTLEGLGWLRSYWESRGLQHGGTSKAAK